A single window of Qipengyuania sediminis DNA harbors:
- the ligA gene encoding NAD-dependent DNA ligase LigA, which translates to MRLAKAIAHHNRLYHAEDAPEISDAEYDALVRRNAELEEAFPHLIRPDSPGAAVGHEITSSPLAKVRHAARMMSLDNAFSDEEVRDWVTRMRRFLSLADDAAMAFTAEDKIDGLSCSLRYEGGVLVRAATRGDGEVGEDVTANVRQIADIPQRLAGGGHPGVFEVRGEVYMEKAAFAALNAAQQAAGGRLFATPRNAAAGSLRQKDAGVTAQRPLRFWAHGWGEVSALPADTQAGVMQAIARWGLPLSPWLRRVEGVDALSAHYAAIGEARETLPYDIDGVVYKLDRLDWQGRLGSVGKAPRWALAHKFPAEQAETTLEAIDIQVGRTGKLTPVGRLSGVLVGGVTVLNVTLHNRDEIARLGLRPGDRILIQRAGDVIPQVVENLTRDAPRAPYVFPDHCPVCGSEAVAEEGEVDVRCTGGLVCRAQQFERLRHFVSRGALDIEGLGEKTIAEFLDLGWLANGPGDIFRLHRHREALLAREGWQEKSVGALLAAIEAKRAPDAARLLFGLGIRHVGAVTARDLLKHVHELPALRTLAERAHCGDVEAAAELTAVDGVGGAVVEALGDFFHEPHNVAVWEDLLSEVRPPRYEVETRASAVSGKTVVFTGKLETMSRDEAKAQAERLGAKAAGSVSAKTDLVVAGPGAGSKLKQAAALGIEVIDEAAWAAIVAGAG; encoded by the coding sequence ATGCGGCTCGCCAAGGCGATCGCGCATCACAACCGGCTCTATCACGCTGAGGACGCGCCCGAGATTTCGGACGCCGAATACGACGCTCTGGTGCGTCGCAACGCGGAATTGGAAGAGGCATTCCCGCATTTGATCCGCCCCGACAGCCCAGGGGCGGCAGTCGGCCACGAAATCACATCCTCGCCGCTTGCCAAGGTCCGCCACGCGGCGCGGATGATGAGCCTCGACAACGCCTTTTCGGACGAGGAGGTGCGCGACTGGGTAACGCGGATGCGGCGCTTCCTGTCGCTGGCAGATGACGCCGCAATGGCCTTTACCGCCGAGGACAAGATCGATGGTCTCTCCTGTTCGCTCCGCTACGAGGGCGGGGTGCTGGTGCGCGCCGCCACCCGGGGCGACGGCGAGGTGGGAGAGGACGTCACCGCCAATGTCCGCCAGATCGCCGACATCCCGCAGCGGCTGGCGGGCGGCGGCCATCCCGGCGTGTTCGAGGTGCGCGGCGAGGTCTACATGGAAAAGGCCGCCTTCGCCGCCTTGAATGCAGCGCAGCAGGCGGCGGGGGGGCGCCTTTTCGCCACCCCGCGCAATGCCGCGGCGGGCTCGCTGCGTCAGAAGGACGCGGGCGTCACCGCGCAGCGTCCCTTGCGCTTCTGGGCGCACGGTTGGGGCGAGGTGAGCGCGCTGCCTGCCGATACCCAGGCCGGGGTGATGCAGGCGATCGCACGGTGGGGCCTTCCGCTGTCGCCCTGGCTCAGGCGGGTCGAGGGCGTGGACGCGCTCAGCGCCCACTACGCGGCGATCGGTGAGGCGCGGGAGACGCTGCCCTACGACATCGACGGGGTCGTCTATAAGCTCGACCGGCTCGATTGGCAGGGGCGGCTCGGCAGCGTGGGCAAGGCGCCGCGCTGGGCGCTGGCGCACAAGTTTCCGGCCGAGCAGGCCGAGACCACGCTGGAGGCGATCGACATCCAGGTCGGCCGCACCGGCAAGCTGACCCCGGTGGGGCGGTTGTCGGGCGTGCTGGTGGGCGGGGTAACGGTGCTGAACGTGACGCTGCACAACCGCGACGAGATCGCGCGGCTGGGCCTGCGGCCGGGCGACCGCATATTGATCCAGCGCGCCGGCGACGTGATCCCGCAGGTGGTCGAGAACCTGACTCGCGACGCGCCCCGCGCGCCCTATGTCTTCCCCGACCACTGCCCCGTCTGCGGCAGCGAAGCGGTGGCGGAAGAGGGCGAGGTCGATGTACGCTGCACTGGCGGCCTCGTGTGCCGGGCGCAGCAGTTCGAACGGCTGCGCCATTTCGTCAGCCGCGGCGCGCTGGACATCGAGGGGCTGGGCGAAAAGACCATCGCGGAGTTCCTTGATCTGGGATGGCTGGCCAACGGCCCGGGCGACATCTTCCGCCTCCATCGTCATCGCGAGGCGCTGCTGGCGCGCGAGGGGTGGCAGGAAAAATCGGTCGGTGCGCTGCTCGCCGCGATCGAGGCGAAACGGGCGCCCGATGCGGCGAGGCTGCTGTTCGGACTGGGAATCCGGCATGTGGGCGCCGTGACCGCGCGCGATCTGCTGAAGCATGTGCATGAGCTCCCGGCGCTTCGCACTCTGGCCGAACGCGCGCATTGCGGTGACGTCGAGGCCGCCGCGGAACTCACCGCCGTCGATGGGGTCGGCGGGGCGGTGGTGGAAGCGCTTGGTGACTTCTTCCACGAACCGCACAATGTCGCGGTGTGGGAGGATCTGCTGAGCGAGGTCCGCCCCCCGCGCTACGAGGTCGAGACCCGCGCCAGCGCCGTCAGCGGCAAGACCGTGGTCTTTACCGGCAAGCTCGAGACCATGAGCCGCGACGAGGCGAAGGCGCAGGCGGAGCGGTTGGGCGCGAAAGCGGCGGGATCGGTCAGCGCGAAGACCGATCTGGTGGTCGCGGGGCCGGGGGCGGGGAGCAAGCTCAAGCAGGCGGCCGCGCTCGGCATCGAGGTGATCGACGAGGCGGCCTGGGCCGCGATCGTTGCCGGGGCGGGTTAG
- the bla gene encoding subclass B3 metallo-beta-lactamase, translating to MSYIARMLLAALGCVFLAACATTSAAPLADAAPGQRAWVAACEGRDGWDEPGPPFHIHGSTYYVGTCGIAALLVASPDGHTLIDSGTHDGALLVYANIRALGFKPHDVKTILMSHEHFDHIGGIARLQNLTGATIVASAPAVQVLVSGRPAADDPQAASGHPPFPPATGRIEVLTDQRRAELRKRGFIALTTPGHTPGALSWTWPACEGGRCKQIVYADSLNPISAEGYRFSDRPALVAAFREGIAKVADWPCDILLAPHPAAAALRERLSGAAPLIYTGGCRAYAARASARLDARLASEAGGG from the coding sequence ATGTCCTACATCGCGCGCATGTTGCTGGCGGCGCTAGGCTGCGTGTTTCTGGCGGCCTGTGCGACGACATCCGCGGCGCCGCTTGCGGACGCTGCCCCTGGTCAGCGCGCCTGGGTGGCCGCGTGCGAAGGGCGCGATGGATGGGACGAGCCCGGCCCGCCGTTCCACATCCATGGCAGCACTTACTACGTCGGCACCTGCGGCATTGCTGCGCTGCTGGTCGCAAGTCCCGATGGCCACACGCTGATCGACAGCGGCACCCATGACGGGGCGCTGCTTGTGTACGCGAACATCCGAGCGCTGGGCTTCAAGCCACACGACGTGAAGACCATACTGATGAGCCACGAGCATTTCGACCATATTGGCGGGATCGCGCGCCTTCAGAACCTTACCGGCGCGACGATCGTGGCAAGCGCCCCGGCGGTACAAGTGCTCGTGAGCGGCCGTCCCGCCGCCGACGATCCGCAGGCGGCATCGGGGCATCCGCCCTTCCCGCCCGCAACCGGCCGGATCGAGGTACTGACGGATCAGCGGCGCGCCGAACTGCGCAAGCGCGGCTTCATCGCGCTTACAACCCCGGGCCATACGCCCGGTGCGCTGAGCTGGACCTGGCCCGCGTGCGAAGGCGGACGCTGCAAGCAGATAGTTTACGCCGACAGCCTCAATCCGATCAGCGCGGAAGGCTATCGCTTTTCCGACCGTCCCGCGCTCGTTGCGGCGTTCCGCGAAGGTATCGCCAAAGTCGCAGACTGGCCGTGCGACATCCTGCTCGCCCCGCACCCCGCCGCCGCCGCGCTGCGTGAGCGGCTCAGCGGCGCGGCCCCGTTGATCTATACCGGCGGGTGCCGCGCCTATGCCGCCCGGGCCTCCGCCCGGCTCGACGCGCGGCTTGCCTCGGAGGCGGGCGGTGGCTGA
- a CDS encoding Crp/Fnr family transcriptional regulator, whose protein sequence is MAKSTIQTPNLLLRALSDADRALIDPLLSRTDLQRETVLARVGEPTARLFFIEGGVASSVAIEGSTKTEVGLIGIDGVTGVNAVLGDDLSSFETFMQVYGGTALSIRTQDMRRLMAQSPSLREIMTVYAHVFMVQISYALVACAQHLMEARLARWLLMCHDRVEGDGIALTHEFMAVMIAAQRSGVTMTLHSLEGAGMIRSTRGLVTIRDRTKLVELAGSSYGIPERRYSALIAPFGKTAAGG, encoded by the coding sequence ATGGCGAAGTCTACTATCCAGACCCCGAACCTATTGCTGCGGGCATTGTCGGATGCGGACCGCGCCCTCATCGATCCGTTACTTTCTCGCACCGATCTGCAGCGCGAGACGGTGCTGGCGCGTGTGGGTGAACCCACTGCGCGGCTGTTCTTCATCGAAGGCGGCGTGGCATCCAGCGTGGCGATCGAAGGCAGCACCAAGACCGAGGTCGGCCTCATCGGCATCGATGGCGTCACCGGGGTCAACGCCGTGCTGGGGGACGATCTGTCATCGTTCGAGACCTTCATGCAAGTCTATGGCGGCACCGCGCTCTCGATCCGCACCCAGGACATGCGCCGGCTGATGGCGCAGAGCCCGAGCCTGCGCGAAATCATGACCGTCTATGCGCATGTTTTTATGGTGCAGATCAGCTACGCCCTCGTCGCCTGCGCGCAGCATTTGATGGAGGCGCGGCTCGCGCGCTGGCTGCTGATGTGCCACGACCGGGTGGAAGGCGATGGCATCGCGCTGACGCATGAGTTCATGGCGGTGATGATCGCGGCGCAGCGCAGCGGAGTCACCATGACGCTGCATAGCCTCGAAGGCGCGGGCATGATCCGTTCCACCCGCGGCCTCGTCACCATCCGCGACCGGACCAAGCTGGTGGAGCTTGCAGGGTCAAGCTACGGCATTCCCGAGCGGCGCTACAGCGCGCTGATCGCCCCGTTCGGGAAGACCGCCGCCGGGGGGTAG
- the recN gene encoding DNA repair protein RecN: protein MLTRLSIRNVVLIEALDLEFGRGLGVLTGETGAGKSILLDALGLVLGNRADSALVRGGADKASVTACFDFARFPATLAEAFEEAGIEVEPGEPLVLRRQVKADGGSKGWINDQPAGAGLLRAIAGALVELHGQHDDRGLVNPRGHRLLLDRFADADTAAVARAWDSWRSAQAALATAREAVDTARADQDLLLAHLAELTALEPKAGEEARLAGARAAMQKGERLAGDLEELRHIWDGSDSPLAAMRAAARRLDRVAPEHPLLTEALGALDRAVIEAGEAEEKLRAAAEALEFDPAALEAAETRLFELRALARKHRCEVDELPERMRSMRAALAAIEGGEAELDVLEGEAAAAAARYRDAAAKLAALRVAAAARLDAAVEAELAPLKLDAARFQTRIDPLPEERWGPHGTEAVEFVIATNPGAPFAPLNKIASGGELSRFILALKVALAERGGAATVIFDEIDRGVGGAVASAIGERLARLAVDGQLLAVTHSPQVAARGRTHYLIAKSSEGTVTRTSVALLDDTGRQEEIARMLSGAEVTPEARAQADRLLERA, encoded by the coding sequence GTGCTGACGCGTCTGTCCATCCGTAATGTCGTGCTGATCGAAGCGCTCGATCTGGAATTCGGGCGCGGGCTTGGCGTGCTGACGGGGGAGACCGGGGCGGGCAAGTCGATCCTGCTCGATGCGCTGGGGCTGGTGCTCGGCAACCGCGCCGACAGCGCGCTCGTCCGCGGCGGCGCGGACAAGGCCTCCGTCACCGCATGCTTCGATTTCGCTCGATTCCCGGCCACCCTCGCCGAGGCTTTCGAAGAGGCGGGGATCGAGGTCGAGCCGGGCGAGCCGCTCGTCCTGCGCCGACAGGTAAAGGCCGATGGCGGAAGCAAGGGGTGGATCAACGATCAGCCCGCGGGGGCGGGGCTGTTACGCGCCATTGCGGGCGCTCTGGTCGAACTTCACGGCCAGCACGACGATCGCGGCCTCGTCAATCCCCGCGGCCATCGCCTGCTGCTCGACCGCTTTGCGGACGCGGACACCGCGGCTGTCGCGCGCGCCTGGGACAGCTGGCGCAGCGCCCAGGCGGCGCTCGCCACGGCGCGTGAGGCGGTGGATACCGCCCGCGCCGACCAGGACCTGCTGCTCGCGCATCTCGCCGAGCTCACCGCGCTCGAGCCCAAGGCGGGCGAGGAGGCACGGCTCGCCGGAGCGCGCGCCGCGATGCAGAAGGGCGAGCGGCTCGCCGGCGATCTCGAAGAGCTGCGCCATATATGGGATGGTTCCGACAGTCCGCTCGCCGCGATGCGCGCCGCCGCCCGCCGATTGGATCGTGTCGCGCCTGAGCATCCGCTGCTGACCGAAGCGCTCGGTGCGCTCGATCGCGCGGTGATCGAGGCGGGCGAGGCGGAAGAGAAGCTGCGCGCCGCAGCCGAGGCACTGGAGTTCGATCCCGCCGCGCTGGAGGCGGCGGAAACACGCCTGTTCGAACTGCGCGCGCTCGCCCGCAAGCATCGCTGCGAGGTGGATGAACTGCCCGAACGGATGCGCTCGATGCGCGCCGCGCTCGCGGCGATCGAGGGCGGGGAGGCCGAACTCGATGTGCTGGAAGGCGAAGCAGCGGCAGCGGCTGCGCGCTACCGCGATGCCGCGGCCAAGCTCGCGGCTCTGCGCGTGGCGGCGGCCGCGCGGCTCGACGCGGCGGTCGAGGCGGAACTCGCGCCGCTTAAGCTCGATGCAGCCCGCTTCCAGACCCGGATCGATCCGCTCCCCGAAGAGCGCTGGGGCCCCCACGGCACGGAGGCGGTCGAGTTCGTCATCGCCACCAACCCCGGGGCGCCCTTTGCACCGCTCAACAAGATCGCGAGCGGCGGGGAGCTCAGCCGCTTCATCCTGGCGCTCAAGGTCGCGCTGGCCGAGCGGGGCGGGGCGGCGACGGTGATCTTCGACGAAATCGACCGCGGCGTCGGCGGCGCCGTCGCAAGCGCGATCGGCGAACGGCTGGCGCGGCTGGCGGTGGACGGGCAATTGCTGGCGGTTACGCATTCGCCACAGGTCGCCGCACGCGGTCGCACTCATTACCTTATCGCAAAGAGCTCGGAAGGCACGGTCACGCGCACGTCGGTCGCATTGCTCGACGACACGGGGCGGCAAGAGGAAATTGCGCGGATGCTGTCGGGCGCCGAGGTCACGCCGGAAGCGCGCGCGCAGGCCGATCGTCTCCTCGAGCGCGCGTGA
- the sdhC gene encoding succinate dehydrogenase, cytochrome b556 subunit, translated as MAERPIAPHLQVWKWGGHMVASILHRITGDGMALVGLAVLLWWLGALAGGADSFATFREVMGSPLGIVVLVGLSWAFFSHLSTGIRHFFLDIGSGYDLRTNKVWSLGAPAIGVLLTIAFWAVVLVKGA; from the coding sequence ATGGCCGAGCGCCCCATCGCCCCCCATCTGCAGGTCTGGAAATGGGGCGGGCATATGGTCGCTTCCATCCTGCACCGGATCACCGGCGATGGCATGGCGCTGGTCGGTCTCGCTGTGCTGCTGTGGTGGCTCGGCGCGCTGGCGGGCGGGGCAGACAGCTTCGCGACCTTCCGCGAAGTGATGGGCAGCCCGCTCGGCATCGTGGTGCTGGTGGGCCTATCCTGGGCCTTCTTCAGCCATCTTTCGACCGGCATCCGCCATTTCTTCCTCGACATCGGTTCGGGCTACGACCTTCGCACCAACAAGGTCTGGTCGCTCGGCGCGCCCGCGATCGGGGTGCTGCTCACCATCGCCTTCTGGGCGGTGGTGTTGGTGAAGGGGGCCTGA
- a CDS encoding DUF2459 domain-containing protein translates to MAAPALRAVGRALAWFAAGLGGIVLLVFATSWIGSAIPRNPGWTEPLPDEPGLVTIMVGSNGVHTELVLPLVTPQMDWRPVFPATDVPDASEPYTHVAVGWGEREVFLNTPTWADLDPVDGVQALIGGDALLHVAHYVRPAPGPDNRPLRLRGDEYARLVARIIAALPPGHLRAGYPGYARHDVFYDALGAYTWRNTCNQWTADTLAAGGVRIGSWSPLAGGVMRWIPRPR, encoded by the coding sequence GTGGCTGCGCCGGCGCTGAGAGCGGTCGGGCGCGCTCTTGCGTGGTTCGCCGCCGGGCTTGGCGGCATCGTCCTGCTCGTGTTTGCGACGAGCTGGATCGGCTCCGCTATCCCGCGCAACCCGGGCTGGACCGAGCCCCTCCCCGACGAGCCGGGGCTTGTCACCATCATGGTCGGCAGCAACGGCGTGCATACCGAGCTGGTGCTGCCGCTGGTGACCCCGCAGATGGACTGGCGGCCCGTCTTTCCGGCTACCGATGTGCCTGATGCGAGCGAGCCCTACACGCATGTCGCGGTCGGCTGGGGCGAGCGCGAGGTGTTCCTGAATACGCCCACCTGGGCCGACCTCGACCCGGTGGATGGCGTCCAAGCGCTGATCGGCGGGGACGCACTGCTTCATGTCGCCCACTACGTCCGCCCCGCCCCCGGCCCCGACAACCGCCCCCTGCGCCTTCGCGGTGACGAATATGCCCGGCTGGTCGCCCGCATCATCGCCGCGCTGCCGCCCGGCCACCTCCGCGCCGGCTACCCCGGCTATGCCCGCCACGATGTCTTCTATGATGCCCTCGGCGCCTACACCTGGCGCAACACCTGCAACCAGTGGACCGCTGACACGCTCGCGGCCGGGGGGGTGCGGATCGGCAGCTGGTCGCCGCTCGCGGGCGGGGTGATGCGCTGGATCCCCCGGCCCCGCTAA
- a CDS encoding SDR family NAD(P)-dependent oxidoreductase, with the protein MAIILLTGSSRGIGAAARAALEARGHRVIGQARKATDGDTLAAELGAPGAAEALWQAALDRAGGAIEVLVNNAGVFDANPIDRSHEDWHAAWEETLRVNLTSAAALSRLAVKHWQARGAAGRIVHVASRAGHRGDSPDHWHYAAAKGGMLALHKTIARQYAPAGILSFAIAPGFTDTAMAGDYLASRGGPGLLADIPLGRVATPEEVAAIIAFCALDAPPSMTGATLDVNGASYVR; encoded by the coding sequence ATGGCGATCATCCTTCTGACCGGCTCCAGCCGTGGCATCGGCGCGGCGGCCCGGGCGGCGCTGGAAGCGCGCGGACACCGCGTGATCGGCCAGGCTCGCAAGGCTACCGACGGGGACACTCTTGCCGCGGAGCTTGGCGCGCCTGGCGCGGCGGAGGCGCTGTGGCAGGCGGCGCTCGACAGGGCAGGCGGCGCGATCGAGGTGCTGGTCAACAACGCCGGCGTTTTCGATGCCAACCCGATCGATCGCTCGCATGAGGACTGGCACGCTGCATGGGAAGAGACGCTGCGCGTCAATCTCACCAGCGCCGCGGCCCTCAGCCGCCTCGCGGTGAAGCATTGGCAGGCGCGCGGGGCGGCGGGGCGCATCGTCCATGTCGCCAGCCGCGCGGGCCACCGTGGCGATTCGCCCGATCATTGGCACTATGCCGCGGCAAAGGGGGGGATGCTGGCGCTGCACAAGACGATCGCGCGGCAATATGCCCCGGCAGGTATCCTCAGCTTCGCCATCGCGCCCGGCTTTACCGATACCGCAATGGCGGGCGATTACCTCGCGAGCCGCGGCGGGCCGGGACTTCTCGCTGACATCCCGCTCGGCCGCGTGGCGACGCCGGAGGAGGTCGCCGCGATCATCGCCTTCTGCGCGCTCGATGCCCCGCCGAGCATGACCGGGGCCACGCTCGACGTGAACGGCGCGAGCTATGTCCGTTAA
- a CDS encoding NAD(P)H-dependent flavin oxidoreductase, which produces MAFKGLQPILYGGREVWPLVEGGKGVSATNGMSSGAWAAAGGIGTVSAVNADSYDAEGKIIPQVYDQLTRVERHRQLIRYAIDGAAEQVRRAYELSGGRGAININVLWEMGGAQEVLEGVLERTRGMVAGVTCGAGMPYKLAEIAARFNVHYLPIISSARAFRALWKRSYSKVAELMAAVVYEDPWLAGGHNGLSNAEDPLKPEDPYPRVKALRETMRAEGVSEDTAIVMAGGVWFLREWDDWIDNPELGKIVFQFGTRPLLTHESPIPEEWKEALRHLDEGDVLLHKFSPTGFYSSAVKNSFLWDLILRSERQIPFSKVAAGEHVRQLDVGVRGRNFWVTERDYERARVWSGEGHTEALKTPDDTIVYVTPEKRDEIRKDQKDCMGCLSHCQFSSWKDHGDYTTGRLADPRSFCIQKTLQDIAHGEPVDRNLMFAGHAAYRFKQDPFYSNNFTPTVKQLVDRILTGD; this is translated from the coding sequence ATGGCATTCAAAGGTTTGCAGCCGATCCTCTACGGCGGCCGCGAGGTGTGGCCCCTGGTCGAAGGCGGCAAGGGCGTATCGGCTACCAATGGCATGAGCTCGGGCGCATGGGCCGCCGCGGGCGGAATCGGCACGGTCAGCGCGGTCAATGCCGACAGCTATGATGCCGAAGGCAAGATCATCCCCCAGGTCTATGACCAGCTTACCCGGGTCGAGAGGCACCGCCAGCTGATCCGCTACGCCATTGACGGCGCGGCAGAGCAGGTCCGCCGCGCCTATGAGCTTTCGGGTGGACGCGGCGCGATCAACATCAACGTGCTGTGGGAGATGGGCGGCGCGCAGGAAGTGCTGGAAGGCGTGTTGGAACGCACGCGCGGAATGGTCGCGGGCGTGACCTGCGGTGCGGGCATGCCCTACAAGCTCGCCGAGATCGCAGCGCGTTTCAACGTCCATTACCTGCCCATCATCAGCTCCGCGCGCGCGTTCCGTGCCCTTTGGAAGCGCAGTTATTCCAAGGTCGCCGAGCTGATGGCTGCTGTGGTCTACGAGGACCCCTGGCTCGCTGGCGGGCACAACGGGCTTTCCAATGCCGAAGACCCGCTGAAGCCCGAAGACCCCTATCCCCGCGTCAAGGCCCTGCGCGAGACCATGCGCGCCGAGGGGGTGAGCGAGGACACCGCGATCGTGATGGCGGGTGGGGTGTGGTTCCTGCGCGAATGGGACGACTGGATCGACAATCCCGAGCTCGGCAAGATCGTCTTCCAGTTCGGCACCCGCCCGCTCCTGACGCACGAGAGCCCGATCCCGGAGGAATGGAAGGAAGCTCTGCGCCACTTGGACGAAGGCGACGTGCTGCTGCACAAATTCTCACCCACCGGCTTTTATTCGAGCGCGGTCAAGAACAGCTTCCTGTGGGATCTCATTCTACGCAGCGAACGGCAAATCCCCTTCAGCAAGGTCGCCGCCGGCGAGCATGTCCGCCAGCTCGATGTGGGGGTGCGCGGCCGCAATTTCTGGGTCACAGAGCGCGATTACGAGCGCGCCAGGGTGTGGTCCGGCGAGGGGCATACCGAAGCGCTCAAGACCCCTGACGATACCATCGTCTATGTGACGCCCGAGAAGCGCGACGAGATCCGCAAGGACCAGAAGGACTGCATGGGCTGCCTCAGCCACTGCCAGTTCTCGAGCTGGAAGGACCACGGCGATTACACCACCGGCCGGCTTGCCGATCCGCGCAGCTTCTGCATCCAGAAGACCCTGCAGGATATCGCCCATGGGGAGCCGGTCGACCGCAATTTGATGTTCGCGGGCCATGCCGCCTACCGCTTCAAGCAGGATCCGTTTTATTCGAACAATTTCACCCCCACGGTGAAGCAGCTGGTGGATCGTATTCTGACCGGCGACTGA
- a CDS encoding 50S ribosomal protein L11 methyltransferase: MAEAWKLTAFGPKGAIEAALVAQEALPDWDDSIGLAGFEVSEEKPDEWRLDAYLPRKPSAADRRAIGGLFAADPPRFTLERLPDADWVTESQKGMAPIRAGRFHVRTPDHPADHEAVDLVIPASQAFGTGQHATTAGCLMMLERMRREGLVVRNLADIGTGTGLLAFAALKLWPSAFATASDIDPVCAGVVEDNARTNHVPLGAGRGALLMTVADGMAAPVLQARAPYDLLIANILARPLIALAPAFARAVLPGGSVLLAGLLVEQEGEVRRACRRAGFRLARRLVRGDWAILWLRRR, from the coding sequence GTGGCTGAGGCGTGGAAGCTCACCGCCTTCGGCCCGAAGGGCGCGATCGAGGCGGCGCTGGTGGCGCAGGAGGCCTTACCCGACTGGGACGACAGCATCGGTCTTGCCGGGTTCGAGGTGTCCGAGGAGAAGCCGGACGAGTGGCGGCTCGACGCCTACCTTCCTCGCAAGCCGAGTGCCGCGGACCGGCGGGCGATCGGCGGGCTTTTCGCCGCAGACCCGCCCCGCTTCACGCTCGAACGGTTGCCCGATGCCGATTGGGTGACCGAGAGCCAGAAGGGCATGGCGCCGATCCGCGCCGGGCGCTTCCATGTCCGCACGCCCGACCATCCCGCGGACCATGAGGCGGTGGATCTCGTCATCCCCGCCAGCCAGGCGTTCGGCACCGGACAGCATGCGACCACCGCGGGCTGCCTCATGATGCTCGAGCGGATGCGCCGCGAGGGGCTGGTGGTGCGCAATCTCGCGGACATCGGCACCGGCACCGGGCTTCTCGCCTTCGCCGCGCTGAAACTGTGGCCGAGCGCATTTGCCACGGCGTCGGACATCGACCCGGTGTGCGCGGGCGTGGTCGAAGACAATGCGCGCACGAACCATGTGCCCCTCGGCGCAGGGCGGGGGGCGCTGCTGATGACGGTGGCGGACGGGATGGCGGCGCCGGTCTTGCAGGCGCGCGCGCCCTACGACCTCCTCATCGCCAATATCCTCGCCCGGCCGCTGATCGCGCTCGCCCCCGCCTTCGCCCGCGCGGTGCTGCCCGGTGGCAGCGTGCTGCTCGCAGGGCTGCTGGTGGAGCAAGAGGGGGAGGTGCGGCGTGCCTGCCGCCGTGCGGGCTTCCGCCTGGCGCGAAGGCTGGTCCGGGGCGATTGGGCGATCCTGTGGCTGCGCCGGCGCTGA
- a CDS encoding outer membrane protein assembly factor BamD yields MFPLRARKLLASSLIPLALAACAGGGRPGDTAYVARDVETLYAAAKARLDEGQPKIAAALFDEVERQHPYSPWARRAQLMSAFSYYAAADHNKSIEAARRFLEIHPGNKDAPYAYYLIGLNYYEQISDVERDQKITLQARSALQEVSRRFPASEYAADARLKLDLVEDHLAGKEMEIGRYYQRSGKWISAQIKFQNVVDDYQTTSHTPEALFRLVESSLSLGIPGEARKYAAVLGANYPGSEWYERAYRLMQRHGGIAASPAPAAGGA; encoded by the coding sequence ATGTTTCCTTTGCGCGCCCGCAAGCTCCTGGCTTCCTCGCTGATCCCGCTCGCGCTCGCCGCCTGCGCTGGAGGCGGCCGCCCCGGCGATACCGCCTATGTCGCGCGCGACGTGGAAACGCTTTATGCCGCTGCGAAGGCGAGGCTCGACGAAGGGCAGCCTAAGATCGCCGCCGCTCTGTTCGACGAGGTGGAGCGGCAGCATCCCTATTCGCCCTGGGCCCGCCGCGCGCAGCTGATGAGCGCTTTCAGCTATTACGCCGCTGCCGATCACAACAAGTCGATCGAGGCCGCGCGCCGGTTCCTTGAGATCCACCCGGGCAACAAGGACGCGCCCTACGCCTACTACCTGATCGGCCTCAATTATTACGAGCAGATCAGCGACGTCGAGCGGGATCAGAAGATCACCCTTCAGGCACGGAGCGCGCTGCAGGAAGTCAGCCGCCGCTTCCCGGCGAGCGAGTATGCCGCCGATGCGCGGTTGAAGCTCGATCTCGTTGAAGATCACCTTGCGGGCAAGGAGATGGAGATCGGCCGCTATTACCAGCGCAGCGGCAAGTGGATTTCCGCGCAGATCAAGTTCCAGAACGTGGTCGACGATTATCAGACCACCAGCCACACGCCCGAAGCGCTGTTCCGCCTGGTCGAAAGCAGCCTCTCGCTCGGCATCCCGGGCGAAGCGCGCAAATATGCCGCTGTGCTTGGCGCGAATTATCCGGGCAGCGAGTGGTACGAGCGCGCTTACCGCCTGATGCAGCGTCACGGCGGGATCGCGGCCTCCCCGGCTCCCGCGGCCGGGGGAGCGTGA